From a single Pleurodeles waltl isolate 20211129_DDA chromosome 8, aPleWal1.hap1.20221129, whole genome shotgun sequence genomic region:
- the LOC138248861 gene encoding zinc finger protein 182-like, which yields MSYHSNESGKSFKLKSNLLNHQRVHTEIRLFRCSECEKSFTRKQTLLYHQRIHTGVRPFHCSECEKTFTRKDRLLTHERIHTGVRPFHCSDCERSYTQKEHLLNHQRIHTGVRPYHCTECEKSFARKPNVRKHLRTHTGEKPYHCSECEKSFTQMPTLLVHERTHTGERPYHCTLCMKNFTQKSNLLAHERTHKEVRAFVCTECEKSFTQKSYLQMHLRKHTCEGSYPCTMCEKGFTKQSYLLTHQRIHMGTKPFYCTECEKSFTNKSALQKHLRVHTGERPYHCAVCEKSFTTNCSLLTHQRIHTGERPYHCTACEKSFSQMPNLVDHYRTHTGERPYHCTECGKNFTQKQNLLRHQRTHIEVGPFNSTNYGQSFTQKLSLQEYQ from the coding sequence ATGTCCTATCACTCCAATgagagtgggaaaagctttaagcTAAAGTCAAATCTTCTAAATCACCAGAGGGTTCACACAGAGATCAGGCTATTTCGCTGCTCTGAGTGTGAGAAAAGCTTTACTCGAAAGCAAACTCTCCTCTATCACCAGCGCATTCATACAGGGGTCAGACCATTTCACTGCTCTGAGTGTGAGAAAACCTTTACTCGAAAAGACCGCCTTTTAACTCATGAAAGAATTCACACAGGCGTCAGACCCTTTCACTGCTCGGATTGTGAGAGAAGCTATACTCAAAAGGAACATCTTTTAAATCACCAAAGAATCCACACTGGGGTGAGGCCTTATCACTGCACTGAGTGTGAAAAAAGCTTTGCTCGCAAGCCAAATGTTCGAAAGCACTTACGGACACACACTGGAGAGAAACCCTATCACTGTAGTGAATGTGAAAAAAGCTTTACTCAAATGCCAACTCTCCTAGTCCATGAAAGAACCCACACTGGAGAGAGACCCTATCACTGCACACTGTGTATGAAAAACTTCACTCAAAAGTCAAATCTTCTTGCGCATGAAAGAACTCACAAAGAGGTAAGAGCCTTTGTCTGCACTGAGTGTGAGAAGAGCTTTACTCAGAAGTCATATCTTCAGATGCACCTTAGAAAACACACATGTGAGGGGTCCTATCCTTGTACGATGTGTGAGAAAGGCTTCACTAAACAGTCATATCTTTTAACTCATCAAAGAATTCACATGGGGACAAAGCCCTTTTACTGCACTGAATGTGAAAAGAGTTTTACTAACAAGTCAGCTCTTCAAAAGCACTTAAGAGTACATACAGGAGAGAGGCCCTATCATTGTGCAGTGTGCGAGAAAAGCTTTACTACAAATTGCAGTCTTCTAACACATCAAAGAATCCACACAGGAGAGAGGCCCTACCATTGCACAGCTTGTGAGAAGAGTTTTAGTCAAATGCCAAATCTTGTTGACCATTATagaacacacacaggagagaggCCCTATCACTGCACAGAGTGCGGAAAAAACTTTACTCAAAAACAGAATCTTCTAAGGCAtcaaagaacacatattgaagtTGGACCCTTTAACAGCACTAACTATGGCCAGAGCTTCACTCAGAAGTTAAGTCTTCAAGAATACCAATGA